A part of Marinobacter psychrophilus genomic DNA contains:
- a CDS encoding DsbE family thiol:disulfide interchange protein, producing the protein MKRVLLFLPLLVALVLGVLLFSGIGKDPTKLDSALVGKAMPEFALEDLHQPEVQVSQQVFQGEPSLLNVWGTWCPSCRDEHADLMWLAKNEGVPIVGLNYKDQRAEAKAWLERLGDPYSASVYDPKGSLGFDLGVYGAPETFVIGADGTVLHRHVGVVNKQVWEETLRPILNQAGGQY; encoded by the coding sequence ATGAAGCGGGTCTTGTTGTTTTTGCCGTTGTTAGTGGCTCTTGTTTTAGGCGTATTGCTGTTTTCGGGCATCGGTAAAGATCCGACAAAGCTGGATTCAGCCCTGGTCGGTAAAGCCATGCCGGAGTTCGCTCTTGAGGACCTGCACCAGCCAGAGGTGCAAGTCAGTCAGCAGGTGTTTCAGGGCGAGCCCAGCTTATTGAATGTGTGGGGCACCTGGTGCCCGTCGTGTCGCGACGAGCATGCTGACTTGATGTGGCTGGCCAAAAACGAAGGCGTGCCCATTGTGGGGCTGAACTACAAAGACCAGCGTGCCGAGGCCAAAGCATGGTTAGAACGCCTGGGCGACCCCTACAGCGCCAGTGTTTATGATCCCAAAGGCAGCTTGGGCTTCGATCTGGGTGTGTATGGCGCTCCGGAAACGTTTGTAATTGGTGCTGACGGCACGGTGCTGCATCGCCACGTGGGCGTGGTGAATAAGCAGGTGTGGGAAGAGACATTACGGCCTATTTTGAACCAGGCGGGAGGTCAGTACTGA
- a CDS encoding cytochrome c-type biogenesis protein, whose translation MTIFKLFSRFAPAWVSALLIVLALPVHAVVRDVYNFDTEEKQQRYQVMITELRCPKCQNQNIADSNSPISEDMRDEVYRMMTGGASDVEIMDSLVGRFGEFIRYKPLVEKRTLLLWATPAISVLGGLLIVGGIVLRSRRTNEIDSELSAEERARVEKIMDGHNGKSDSQA comes from the coding sequence ATGACCATTTTCAAGCTTTTTAGCCGCTTTGCACCGGCGTGGGTGTCGGCCCTGCTGATTGTTCTGGCACTGCCGGTTCATGCGGTAGTGCGCGACGTTTATAATTTTGATACTGAGGAAAAACAGCAGCGGTACCAGGTCATGATCACCGAGCTGCGCTGCCCCAAGTGCCAGAACCAGAACATTGCCGACTCTAACTCGCCGATTTCCGAAGACATGCGTGACGAGGTCTATCGGATGATGACAGGCGGCGCCAGCGACGTAGAAATTATGGATTCGCTGGTGGGCCGGTTTGGCGAGTTTATCCGCTACAAGCCCTTAGTAGAAAAACGTACCCTGCTGTTATGGGCAACACCGGCCATTTCAGTGTTAGGCGGTCTTTTAATTGTGGGTGGTATTGTTTTACGTTCGCGCCGCACCAACGAGATTGACAGTGAGCTGAGCGCCGAGGAACGGGCGCGGGTGGAGAAAATTATGGATGGGCACAACGGCAAATCAGATTCACAGGCGTAA